Proteins from a single region of bacterium:
- a CDS encoding methylenetetrahydrofolate reductase, with protein sequence MKPENTLARTLAESGFIITAEYLPQTGTDEAPVQSAAGLFDRRVTAVNVSDNPDGVVMSAIAASVVLFRSGIEPVYQVVTRDRNRIALQSDLLGAACLGIRNVLCLSGYHQTLGGCPESANVYDIDSVQLIAAVNGMRERGVLIGGTPIGGQFPVLVGGTANPFMKPLELNMIRLLKKVEAGADFIQTQAVFDVECFREWLDTARAEGIPEKACILAGVLPLVSAVQAERLRDTYTEFRIPDEIIGRLRAAGDEKAQRREGITVCAEVIQVLKNMKGLRGIHILSGGNEQAVPAVLDLAGL encoded by the coding sequence ATGAAACCAGAAAATACATTGGCGCGCACACTTGCGGAAAGCGGTTTTATCATTACCGCCGAATATCTGCCGCAGACGGGAACTGATGAAGCTCCGGTACAGAGCGCCGCGGGTTTGTTCGACAGGCGGGTAACGGCAGTGAATGTATCCGATAATCCCGATGGCGTGGTGATGTCAGCCATCGCTGCTTCGGTGGTTCTTTTCCGGTCGGGAATCGAGCCGGTATATCAGGTGGTAACGCGCGACAGGAACCGTATAGCGCTGCAATCCGATCTGCTGGGCGCGGCGTGTCTCGGTATCAGGAATGTGCTCTGCCTTTCCGGTTACCACCAGACGCTGGGTGGATGTCCCGAATCGGCGAATGTATACGATATCGATTCGGTTCAGCTTATTGCAGCGGTGAACGGGATGCGTGAACGTGGAGTTCTTATCGGGGGAACTCCAATCGGGGGGCAATTCCCCGTGCTGGTTGGCGGAACGGCAAACCCGTTCATGAAACCGCTCGAACTGAATATGATACGGCTTTTAAAGAAGGTCGAGGCTGGCGCGGATTTCATCCAGACTCAGGCGGTGTTCGATGTGGAATGTTTCCGGGAGTGGCTCGACACTGCCCGCGCTGAAGGCATACCGGAAAAGGCATGTATTCTCGCCGGTGTTCTGCCTCTCGTGAGCGCCGTTCAGGCTGAACGGCTCCGGGATACGTACACGGAATTCCGGATTCCTGATGAGATTATCGGACGGCTTCGGGCTGCCGGCGACGAAAAGGCTCAGCGCCGTGAAGGTATAACTGTCTGCGCCGAGGTGATACAGGTGTTGAAGAATATGAAAGGTCTGCGGGGGATTCACATTCTTTCGGGCGGAAACGAACAGGCTGTACCCGCTGTGCTCGATCTGGCAGGGCTGTAA
- a CDS encoding alpha-hydroxy-acid oxidizing protein, which translates to MANFSENENGLEEIIPGNTLKTRVPQARVERIVRPAPPRFRNEIAKWIIHRSSDCRLCGTCAEVCLRGVHVLMPGYRHFGAANNHLCIGPTCESTGNFCVTACPQNALRLAESPAMQALGDARWTADMILATWKMARTGVVPPDEYGYEYNCGDSGGGFDRIRFRFPDKPPVELDEDEIDTSIGLNRRNDGRPRIRIDVPWYGGGMSFGSVSNATQLSKARAAVAWNTFTCTGEGGYMERLRPYDDHVITQVATGLFGVREETIQRVPIVEFKYAQGAKPGLGGHLLGDKNTPDVARMREAVVGSSLFSPFPFHSVYSIEDHKKHLDWIKHINRRALVSTKVSTPTDVDMVAVGSYAAGTHIVHLDGGYGGTGAAPDIAKKNIAMPVEYAIPKVHSFLVAEGVRDEVTLMASGGIRSAHDIAKSIALGADGAVVGTAELVALGCVRCGRCESGRGCPRGIATTDPELSMKIQIDWGTQRLINLYNAWRSEIVRILRRFGMRSVGELRGRTDLLMHLDYENDG; encoded by the coding sequence TTGGCAAACTTTTCGGAAAACGAAAACGGGCTTGAGGAAATTATCCCCGGGAATACGCTGAAGACACGTGTTCCCCAGGCTCGTGTCGAACGTATTGTTCGCCCTGCGCCCCCGCGTTTCCGCAACGAGATCGCGAAATGGATTATCCACCGCAGCAGCGACTGCCGTCTCTGCGGCACATGCGCGGAAGTATGCCTGCGCGGGGTGCATGTTCTCATGCCGGGATACAGGCATTTCGGCGCGGCGAACAATCACCTCTGCATCGGTCCAACGTGCGAGTCGACCGGCAATTTCTGTGTGACCGCCTGCCCGCAAAACGCCCTCAGACTTGCGGAAAGTCCCGCCATGCAGGCGCTCGGCGATGCCCGATGGACAGCGGATATGATTCTTGCCACATGGAAAATGGCGAGAACGGGCGTTGTTCCTCCGGACGAATACGGTTATGAGTATAACTGCGGCGACAGCGGCGGCGGCTTCGACCGTATCAGGTTCAGGTTTCCCGATAAACCGCCTGTGGAGCTCGATGAGGACGAAATCGACACCTCCATCGGGCTCAACCGTCGCAACGACGGCCGCCCGCGCATCAGGATCGATGTACCGTGGTATGGCGGCGGGATGTCCTTCGGATCAGTGAGCAATGCTACTCAGCTTTCAAAAGCCCGGGCTGCTGTGGCATGGAACACGTTCACCTGCACCGGCGAGGGCGGATATATGGAGCGCCTGAGACCGTACGACGACCATGTGATCACCCAGGTTGCAACGGGGCTTTTCGGTGTGCGCGAGGAAACAATCCAGCGCGTCCCCATCGTGGAGTTCAAGTATGCGCAGGGTGCGAAACCGGGACTCGGCGGTCACCTGCTCGGCGACAAGAATACACCCGATGTCGCCCGGATGAGGGAAGCGGTGGTCGGAAGCTCGCTGTTTTCGCCGTTCCCGTTCCACAGCGTGTATTCGATCGAGGATCACAAGAAACACCTCGACTGGATAAAGCATATCAACCGCCGCGCCCTCGTATCGACCAAGGTATCGACGCCGACCGATGTCGATATGGTTGCCGTGGGGAGCTATGCCGCGGGAACGCACATCGTTCACCTGGACGGCGGTTACGGTGGAACGGGAGCGGCTCCGGACATCGCCAAGAAGAACATCGCCATGCCCGTCGAGTATGCCATTCCGAAGGTACACAGTTTTCTGGTGGCCGAGGGAGTTCGGGACGAGGTCACCCTTATGGCGAGCGGCGGCATACGGTCGGCTCATGACATCGCGAAATCCATCGCGCTCGGTGCGGATGGCGCCGTTGTCGGTACGGCGGAGCTTGTGGCGCTCGGGTGTGTGCGGTGCGGACGGTGCGAGAGCGGACGCGGCTGTCCCCGGGGTATCGCGACGACCGATCCGGAGCTTTCCATGAAGATACAGATAGATTGGGGCACCCAGCGGCTTATCAACCTTTACAATGCATGGCGCAGCGAGATTGTGAGAATCCTCCGGCGGTTCGGTATGCGAAGCGTGGGGGAATTACGCGGGAGGACCGACCTGCTCATGCACCTCGATTACGAGAACGACGGGTAA
- a CDS encoding HD-GYP domain-containing protein encodes MIRISAQSLKSGMKLGKSIYSEEGRLLLGRGVIINEFFIKNLSVRGISSVFIHDDSTDDVNPQESITEMVRGSTIGHLKELFGSLEEIRNTMKNQSYEAVSSAVTSRQFVEMFGNSPAFQKITDDASKIVDQLMSGEVTLGLNSIKTYDNYTFQHSVDVTIVSIMMGRKIGLPPKRLHELGIGCLLHDMGKVLIPVEIVNKPDKLTPSEYEIMKTHSVIGYELTKGVAAIGVLPPHVAFQHHEKQDGTGYPRGLKGSNNLKLSMEPRTIHLYGNISAVADVYDALSSDRPYRAALPPEKVFAIMREMNNTHLNTEALSYFHKIAPIYPVGTTIRVTSTVHRNFLGVVVSLNEGKLDRPVIRLVYDAHRKKINPIQINLASDDDVSVESIIL; translated from the coding sequence ATGATACGGATATCCGCACAATCCCTGAAATCAGGCATGAAGCTTGGCAAATCGATCTATTCCGAGGAAGGAAGGCTGCTCCTTGGGCGAGGTGTCATCATCAATGAATTTTTTATCAAGAACCTGAGTGTCCGGGGCATATCGAGCGTATTTATCCATGATGACAGCACTGATGATGTTAATCCGCAGGAAAGTATTACCGAAATGGTCCGCGGTTCGACAATCGGACACCTGAAGGAGCTGTTCGGCTCCCTCGAGGAAATCAGGAATACGATGAAAAACCAGTCATACGAGGCTGTTTCATCGGCTGTCACATCCCGTCAGTTTGTGGAAATGTTCGGAAACAGCCCGGCTTTTCAGAAAATCACCGATGACGCGTCCAAGATTGTCGATCAGCTCATGAGCGGTGAGGTGACACTGGGGCTCAATTCGATTAAAACGTATGATAATTATACATTCCAGCATTCAGTCGATGTTACGATTGTGTCCATCATGATGGGAAGGAAAATCGGGCTTCCTCCCAAAAGGCTTCATGAGCTCGGTATAGGGTGTCTTCTCCATGATATGGGGAAAGTGCTGATCCCGGTGGAAATTGTGAATAAACCCGATAAACTGACCCCCAGTGAATATGAAATCATGAAAACGCATTCGGTCATCGGGTACGAGCTTACCAAGGGTGTCGCCGCAATAGGGGTGCTTCCTCCGCATGTTGCTTTTCAGCATCATGAAAAGCAGGACGGTACCGGTTATCCCCGCGGACTGAAAGGGAGCAACAACCTGAAATTGTCCATGGAGCCGAGGACGATACATCTGTACGGTAACATCTCGGCGGTAGCCGATGTCTATGATGCGCTCTCTTCCGACCGTCCCTACCGCGCTGCCCTGCCTCCGGAAAAAGTGTTTGCGATCATGCGCGAAATGAATAACACGCACCTCAATACCGAAGCGCTGTCGTATTTTCACAAGATCGCCCCGATTTATCCGGTCGGAACCACGATCCGTGTAACGAGCACGGTGCACCGTAATTTTCTCGGTGTCGTAGTCAGTCTCAACGAAGGAAAACTCGACCGCCCGGTTATACGTCTTGTGTACGATGCTCACAGAAAAAAGATAAATCCCATCCAGATCAATCTTGCCAGTGATGATGATGTTTCGGTTGAATCGATAATTCTCTGA
- a CDS encoding PAS domain S-box protein, with amino-acid sequence MRKRAHENPVDTMADSPKKARNHAVETIWNIYSRSSIPALIAGEDGRIEEYNDAMAELTGYSRSEVPDMSAWISALSGDQTTETGDGGLFEEFQCGRIRNSSKTCAITLKNGEKRHVELLSYDIMPERKSSDLYVVQVFDISGREKNRLKTTGREDEFKTLVEHSPDIIARYDRDFRCVYINSPIEKATGVPSHAFIGKTHRELGMSEDLYTELEKYKDRVIKNGREVMVEFDYPTPDGLRHYQAHVFPELGRDGSIEFLVSITRDITDLKQAEEALKKHREHLEETISERTLELKTTNERLHREINDRIHAEEALRENEERYRNIFNTIPISIWEYDLENAITYYNNNLKNQGISDFNTYIDEHPDVLIELVSQVKVIDVNDMTLKLYGAGNKGEMISQFGKRLLPQTITLFREIIVAFLNGETFFEGETVNETLDGRKITINFRATYLSKNQKFPRALTTVIDITEQKRRETERLVLQQVREEVLKMRGVEDIQRVMEVLRQTLPLTEIPYHEAGINIIVRSEEPAVVRGYALTKEENINDLSSEVSRNIILGFWKTGKPVYRHDLAAEDPYNEYELLYEIWGWPVLSVIDIPFSHGTLAFNSNRPNAFSPDDIRFFQEVALVLSEGFHRAEDLQQVAHSEERYRTLVESPTDQVVMLRNPEGGCIYVSPQIQAFTGYSPEEFRTCPNIGKAIIHPDDYKEIRKSYIPALSGVTVKNQEYRLKKSDGGYLWVSHTVSPIFNKDGNIEAIQIVTHDISERKQAEEALRSSETRYKRLLESVTDYVYTVYIENGRPISTYHGPGCIAVTGYTSEEYAGDQYLWYRMVYDEDRSTVIEQAERIISGKSMSELEHRIYHKDGSVRWVRNTPVPRYDDQGYLVSYDGLITDITDRKRAEEALQESERRFRTLVTHAPVGIFQADLFGDCLFVNEKWCEITGLSREEAAGKGWIKALHPDDREFITKEWYNSARSRKEFAFEYRFMTSEGKTSWVFGTAAAIQNETGETIGYLRTMTDITERKQMEEALKESENRFSVFMDHTPELVFMKDQDNKLIYVNKTMRDMYKNMGLIQISLQALFPETEYLFVNNDKNVLNGGPLEIIETVHDKNLVPRTFRVFKFPIIREGKHTLLGGIAEDITEKIKVQDALRKSEEKFRALVEHSSDIIVRFDEKYRYLYVNPAMAKISGIDPEMCIGKTSREIGFPADISIFWEKKIKDVFKKKHPVNEQYELETAQGTIVYDWRLVPESGTGGKIESVLSTSRDITERKKAEEQIKKSLEEKEVLLKEIHHRVKNNMQVISSLLTLQSERIKNKRYLTMIHESINRIQTMALIHTMLYQSETLTHINFNDYIGKMILNIISLYSSTCSRVEVRREIHDIYFSIDKAIPCGLIINELVSNSFKHAFPHNKRGTITIEMKDTGDSGIMLKIIDDGIGISPEIDWRKTDSLGLKIVSLLVERQLFGSIELITDNGTEFDIAFKR; translated from the coding sequence ATGAGAAAACGAGCCCATGAAAACCCGGTGGACACTATGGCAGATTCGCCGAAAAAAGCGAGGAATCATGCCGTTGAAACGATCTGGAACATATATTCCCGGAGCTCGATACCAGCCCTGATAGCAGGCGAAGACGGAAGAATCGAGGAATACAATGATGCAATGGCAGAATTGACCGGATATAGCCGTTCTGAAGTTCCCGATATGAGTGCATGGATATCCGCCCTGTCGGGGGATCAAACGACAGAAACGGGTGATGGTGGCTTGTTTGAAGAATTTCAATGCGGCAGGATCAGGAATTCCAGTAAAACATGTGCTATTACACTGAAAAATGGCGAAAAGAGACACGTTGAACTGCTGTCGTACGATATCATGCCTGAACGCAAATCATCGGATTTATATGTTGTTCAGGTGTTCGATATTTCCGGGCGCGAAAAAAACAGGTTGAAAACGACCGGCCGCGAAGATGAATTCAAGACCCTGGTTGAACATTCACCGGATATTATTGCCCGTTACGATCGTGATTTCCGCTGTGTATATATCAATTCTCCCATAGAAAAAGCAACGGGAGTTCCTTCCCATGCCTTTATCGGAAAAACCCACAGAGAACTGGGAATGTCTGAAGATCTTTATACTGAACTTGAGAAGTATAAAGACAGGGTGATAAAAAACGGGCGTGAAGTAATGGTAGAATTCGATTATCCGACTCCTGATGGATTACGGCATTATCAGGCCCATGTTTTTCCGGAACTTGGAAGGGACGGATCGATTGAATTCCTTGTGAGTATTACACGGGATATAACCGATCTCAAGCAGGCTGAGGAGGCGTTGAAAAAACACCGTGAACACCTTGAGGAGACTATCAGTGAACGTACCCTTGAGCTGAAAACAACCAATGAACGCCTTCACAGGGAAATCAACGATCGTATCCATGCCGAGGAAGCGCTGCGTGAAAACGAGGAACGCTACAGAAACATATTCAACACCATTCCGATATCGATATGGGAATATGATCTTGAAAATGCGATCACTTACTATAATAATAACTTGAAAAATCAGGGGATAAGCGATTTTAACACGTACATTGACGAACATCCGGATGTATTGATAGAGTTAGTATCACAGGTGAAAGTGATAGATGTAAATGATATGACATTGAAGCTTTATGGCGCCGGAAACAAAGGGGAAATGATCTCTCAGTTTGGTAAAAGGCTTCTTCCCCAGACCATAACGCTATTTCGTGAAATCATTGTCGCTTTTCTGAACGGTGAAACGTTTTTTGAGGGAGAAACGGTTAATGAGACACTGGACGGCAGAAAAATCACCATTAATTTCAGAGCTACCTATCTGAGTAAAAACCAGAAGTTTCCCCGGGCGCTTACGACAGTTATCGATATTACAGAACAGAAGCGGAGGGAAACAGAGAGGCTCGTTCTGCAACAGGTTCGTGAAGAAGTATTAAAAATGCGGGGAGTTGAAGATATTCAGCGTGTAATGGAAGTTTTGAGACAAACGCTCCCCTTGACTGAAATTCCTTATCATGAAGCAGGTATCAACATCATAGTACGATCCGAGGAGCCTGCTGTTGTACGCGGTTATGCTCTGACCAAAGAGGAGAATATCAATGACTTGAGTTCAGAGGTCTCGCGGAATATTATTCTGGGTTTCTGGAAAACTGGTAAGCCGGTATACCGACATGATCTCGCAGCGGAAGATCCATATAATGAATACGAGCTGCTTTACGAGATATGGGGATGGCCGGTTCTTTCGGTTATCGATATACCGTTTTCTCACGGAACGCTGGCCTTTAACAGTAATAGACCCAACGCCTTCAGCCCGGATGACATCAGGTTTTTCCAGGAGGTAGCGCTTGTGTTGTCCGAGGGTTTTCACAGAGCGGAGGACCTTCAGCAGGTTGCTCATTCTGAGGAGCGATACCGCACACTGGTTGAAAGTCCCACCGATCAGGTAGTGATGCTCAGGAATCCGGAAGGCGGCTGTATCTATGTGAGTCCTCAGATACAGGCATTTACGGGATATTCACCAGAAGAATTCCGTACCTGCCCGAATATCGGCAAAGCGATAATTCACCCTGATGATTATAAAGAAATACGAAAATCTTATATCCCGGCATTAAGCGGTGTTACGGTGAAAAACCAGGAGTACCGTTTGAAGAAAAGCGACGGTGGTTATTTATGGGTTTCCCATACGGTTTCACCAATTTTCAACAAGGATGGAAATATCGAGGCCATTCAGATTGTCACACATGATATATCGGAACGGAAACAGGCCGAGGAGGCATTACGGTCAAGCGAAACACGGTACAAGCGGCTCCTGGAGTCTGTCACTGACTACGTCTATACCGTATATATCGAAAATGGTCGCCCGATTTCCACCTATCATGGCCCCGGATGTATCGCAGTGACCGGTTATACTTCCGAAGAATATGCCGGTGATCAGTATCTCTGGTACAGGATGGTATATGATGAAGACAGAAGCACTGTTATTGAACAGGCGGAACGTATTATTTCCGGTAAAAGCATGTCCGAACTTGAACACAGAATATATCACAAGGACGGTTCTGTCCGATGGGTGAGAAACACGCCTGTACCCCGCTACGATGATCAGGGATATCTTGTATCCTATGATGGCCTTATAACCGATATTACCGATAGAAAACGAGCGGAAGAGGCTTTACAGGAAAGTGAGCGGCGGTTCAGGACGCTTGTGACACATGCGCCGGTCGGAATATTTCAGGCTGATTTATTTGGCGATTGTCTTTTTGTCAATGAGAAATGGTGTGAAATAACCGGATTATCCAGGGAAGAAGCGGCCGGAAAGGGGTGGATTAAAGCTCTTCACCCCGATGACAGAGAATTTATTACAAAGGAATGGTATAACTCCGCACGGTCAAGAAAAGAGTTCGCCTTCGAATACCGCTTTATGACATCGGAAGGTAAAACCTCATGGGTATTCGGTACAGCAGCTGCCATACAGAATGAGACGGGAGAGACAATAGGCTATCTCAGAACAATGACCGATATTACTGAACGGAAACAGATGGAAGAAGCACTGAAAGAGAGTGAAAACAGGTTTTCGGTGTTTATGGATCATACACCCGAGCTTGTATTCATGAAAGATCAGGATAACAAACTCATTTATGTCAACAAAACCATGCGTGATATGTATAAGAACATGGGGCTGATACAGATATCCTTACAGGCGTTGTTTCCGGAAACTGAATATCTCTTTGTTAACAACGATAAAAACGTTCTGAATGGAGGTCCTCTCGAAATAATAGAGACGGTACATGACAAAAACCTTGTTCCGCGTACCTTCCGTGTATTTAAATTCCCGATCATCAGGGAAGGAAAACACACATTATTGGGAGGTATTGCCGAGGATATTACGGAGAAAATCAAAGTCCAGGATGCGCTGAGAAAAAGCGAAGAAAAATTCCGGGCGCTTGTTGAGCACTCATCCGATATCATAGTACGGTTTGACGAAAAATACCGGTATCTTTACGTAAATCCGGCGATGGCAAAAATTTCCGGAATCGATCCCGAAATGTGTATCGGGAAAACAAGCCGGGAGATTGGTTTCCCCGCGGATATAAGTATCTTCTGGGAGAAAAAAATCAAGGATGTTTTCAAAAAGAAGCATCCTGTCAACGAACAATACGAACTCGAAACCGCACAGGGTACGATTGTCTATGACTGGAGACTCGTTCCGGAATCCGGAACCGGCGGTAAAATAGAAAGCGTGTTGAGTACATCCCGTGATATTACCGAACGAAAGAAGGCTGAAGAACAGATAAAAAAATCACTCGAAGAAAAAGAGGTACTGCTCAAGGAGATTCACCACCGTGTTAAAAACAACATGCAGGTCATATCGAGTCTTCTCACTCTTCAGTCAGAACGTATAAAAAACAAACGCTATCTCACCATGATCCATGAAAGTATCAACCGGATACAAACCATGGCGCTTATTCACACGATGCTCTATCAATCGGAAACTCTTACACACATAAATTTCAATGATTATATCGGCAAGATGATTTTAAACATAATAAGCCTCTACTCCTCAACATGCAGCAGAGTCGAAGTGCGCAGAGAGATTCATGATATCTATTTCAGTATCGATAAAGCCATTCCCTGCGGTCTTATTATCAATGAACTGGTTTCAAATTCTTTCAAGCACGCATTTCCCCATAACAAAAGGGGTACAATCACCATTGAGATGAAGGATACAGGCGATTCCGGAATTATGCTCAAAATTATTGATGACGGCATCGGAATATCCCCTGAAATTGACTGGAGGAAGACCGATTCGCTGGGTTTGAAAATCGTATCGCTTCTTGTTGAAAGGCAGCTGTTTGGAAGTATTGAACTTATAACTGATAATGGAACTGAATTCGATATTGCCTTCAAGAGGTAG
- a CDS encoding hydrogenase iron-sulfur subunit, with product MTHRPLKLYIFCCSTHVDTEALGQRLGENSGDVLKTVSIPCSGKVDVLYLIKTFETGADGVIIVTCRNGECRYIEGNLRAGKRAEAVDALLREIGLDGNRISVIQIEEDGMEKLIGDIEHFRAELKQILFDNEALSSSAQGSR from the coding sequence ATGACGCACCGTCCTTTAAAACTTTATATTTTCTGCTGTTCGACACATGTTGATACCGAGGCGCTGGGGCAGCGATTAGGTGAAAACTCCGGTGATGTATTGAAGACTGTCAGTATACCGTGTTCCGGGAAAGTCGATGTTCTCTATCTGATCAAGACGTTTGAAACAGGCGCGGATGGGGTGATTATCGTAACGTGCAGGAATGGTGAATGCCGCTACATCGAGGGAAACCTGCGGGCCGGTAAACGGGCTGAGGCCGTTGATGCCCTGCTTCGCGAGATCGGACTCGATGGGAACCGTATTTCGGTTATCCAGATTGAAGAAGATGGAATGGAAAAGCTCATCGGCGATATAGAGCATTTCCGCGCCGAACTGAAACAAATCCTGTTTGATAACGAGGCATTATCATCGTCCGCTCAGGGGAGCCGCTGA
- a CDS encoding response regulator, whose product MNNPKRILLVEDEILVAENMKRSFIRNGYEVPSIAVTGEEAIRFAGQDKPDLVLMDIVLTGQMDGIEAADKIRELYKIPVVFLTAYSDEETLKRAKITEPFGYLTKPCEERQMFITLEMALYKDAMEKEKELLIEKLQKALEEVKTLKGFIPICAHCKKIRDDDGYWEQVEDYIRQHSEAEFSHSICPDCMKKYYPDLMEDSDDK is encoded by the coding sequence ATGAATAATCCCAAAAGAATCCTTTTGGTCGAGGATGAAATTCTCGTGGCAGAGAATATGAAAAGAAGTTTTATCCGGAACGGATATGAAGTCCCTTCCATTGCGGTGACGGGTGAGGAAGCGATACGGTTTGCAGGACAGGATAAGCCCGATCTGGTCCTCATGGATATTGTTCTTACCGGTCAGATGGATGGGATAGAGGCTGCAGACAAAATCCGTGAACTCTATAAAATCCCCGTTGTATTTCTTACAGCCTATAGTGATGAAGAGACACTTAAAAGGGCTAAGATAACAGAACCCTTCGGTTATCTCACCAAGCCCTGTGAAGAACGACAGATGTTTATAACATTAGAAATGGCTCTGTATAAAGATGCCATGGAAAAAGAGAAGGAGCTGCTTATTGAGAAACTTCAAAAAGCGCTCGAAGAAGTAAAAACGCTTAAAGGTTTTATACCCATCTGTGCTCACTGCAAGAAAATCCGCGATGATGACGGGTACTGGGAACAGGTCGAGGATTATATCCGTCAGCACTCGGAGGCAGAATTTTCACACAGTATCTGCCCGGATTGTATGAAAAAGTATTATCCCGATCTGATGGAAGATTCTGACGACAAATGA
- a CDS encoding uroporphyrinogen-III decarboxylase-like protein codes for MKTHLLRQPDFNQFLKVITRKGMPDHLPFYEHLASPGFIARRTGTAFDTMSLDDPGYWNIYVDFWVGMGFDCIRMEIPLNCPLKEIHDHKHSYGSETYAIIKTRDDFERYPWPDESEPIDFTHFETVAGIIPEGVKIVGGVCMGPYEWVSRLMGVMGLSYALADDPGLVECIFSRIGVLHRSAVRQLASMDAIGALSQGDDLGFKSSTFLSPADLKKLVFPIYKNMTGEAHDRGKPFILHSCGNLKEVYDDLITDCGIDAKHSFEDVILPVEDFKKQYGDRVTPLGGLDVDVICRAERDELRAYTRKKIESCFHDGYWALGTGNSLTDYMPVENYIAVLEEGMNIR; via the coding sequence ATGAAAACACATCTCCTAAGACAACCTGATTTTAACCAGTTTCTCAAAGTTATTACCCGCAAGGGCATGCCCGATCATCTCCCTTTTTACGAACATCTTGCCAGCCCGGGATTTATCGCAAGACGGACTGGAACGGCCTTCGATACCATGTCGCTCGATGACCCGGGTTACTGGAATATTTATGTCGATTTCTGGGTCGGTATGGGATTCGACTGCATACGGATGGAGATTCCCCTCAACTGCCCTTTGAAAGAGATTCACGACCATAAACATTCGTACGGAAGCGAAACGTATGCAATCATAAAAACCCGTGACGATTTTGAACGATATCCCTGGCCAGATGAATCAGAACCCATTGATTTCACTCATTTTGAAACTGTTGCTGGCATCATCCCCGAAGGAGTGAAGATTGTGGGCGGGGTCTGCATGGGACCATATGAATGGGTATCCCGGCTCATGGGAGTCATGGGGCTGTCGTACGCTCTTGCCGATGATCCCGGGCTCGTGGAATGCATTTTTTCAAGGATTGGCGTCCTTCACAGAAGCGCGGTGAGGCAGCTCGCTTCCATGGATGCGATCGGCGCATTGAGCCAGGGAGACGATCTCGGATTCAAGAGCTCGACTTTCCTGAGTCCTGCCGATCTGAAAAAACTCGTCTTTCCCATCTATAAAAACATGACCGGCGAAGCCCACGACCGCGGGAAGCCCTTTATTCTCCATTCGTGCGGTAATCTGAAAGAGGTTTACGATGACCTTATCACGGATTGCGGAATCGATGCTAAACATTCGTTTGAGGATGTAATCTTGCCGGTGGAAGACTTTAAAAAACAGTACGGCGACAGGGTCACACCTCTGGGCGGTCTCGATGTGGATGTCATCTGCCGGGCAGAAAGGGATGAACTCCGGGCTTATACCCGGAAAAAAATCGAGTCCTGCTTCCATGATGGCTATTGGGCGCTCGGGACGGGGAATTCCCTGACCGATTACATGCCTGTCGAGAATTATATCGCCGTTCTCGAAGAAGGAATGAACATCAGATAA